In the genome of Phlebotomus papatasi isolate M1 chromosome 2, Ppap_2.1, whole genome shotgun sequence, one region contains:
- the LOC129802124 gene encoding uncharacterized protein LOC129802124: protein MKSVANFLVICAVFASVLGRPGTLTEDVVMFKDECMRETNISSDLLRNFTEGDYSVERQIGCYSDCLSIKLGFLQDDRTLNTNGVIEMLSTEIPREAVDEFVKKCAGKIGKNQCEITLNWIKCDASVAKKIFQ from the exons ATGAAATCTGTGGCTAATTTTTTGGTTATCTGTGCAGTTTTTGCTTCAGTTTTG GGACGTCCTGGAACTTTGACAGAGGATGTGGTAATGTTTAAGGATGAATGCATGAGGGAGACTAATATATCGTCTGATTTGCTGAGAAATTTTACTGAAGGAGACTATTCAGTTGAAAGACAAATTGGCTGCTATTCTGATTGTCTGTCCATCAAATTGGGATTCCTGCAAGATGATCGTACATTGAACACTAATGGTGTTATTGAAATGCTTTCAACCGAAATTCCCAGGGAGGCAGTGGATgagtttgtgaaaaagtgtgctggaaaaattgggaaaaatcaGTGCGAAATTACCCTAAACTGGATAAAGTGCGATGCATCCGTTGCTAAGAAGATTTTCCAATAA